CCGTTGTCAGGATCATACCGATGGTGAGTATAAATGGCAGAAATTGCTTCCAGCCCAGGCTTAACATATTCTTATACAGTTTGGGCAGGGTAAGGTTATAACCGGTGATCAGCAAAATAGCAGAAAGGGATGCATAGGGGATCCGGTTCAGGACAAATGGCGCCCCTACAATAGCCAGCAACAACAGCACCCCATGAGTAATGGCAGCCATTTTAGTACGCGCGCCCGCATCTACGTTAGCAGCTCCGCGCACCACTACTGCCGTTAAAGGAATAGCTCCCAGCAGGCCGCAAGCTATATTGCCAATGCCTTGTGCTATTAACTCCCTGTTTACCGGGGTGATGCGATTATGCTTGTCCAGCTTATCTATTGCCTCAATACACAACAGGGTTTCCAGGGTAGCCAGCAACCCGATAACAATACCATCTTTCCAGATTTGTTGATTGGAAAAAAGCCGGCCGAATGCAGGAAAGGAAATATTTGAAAAAAGGTGAGCCGGAATAGTAACCAGCCGGGTGGTTGTAAAAAACGAGCCCAGGATGCCCAAACCCACTACGAGTAATGGTGCAGGTATGAAGTTTAATTTGTGGGCAAATGGTTGACGCAGCAGGATCAGTAACAACAGGGAGAACAGGGTAATAACCAGCGAAGAAGTACTGCCCAACACCAGTGGAACCTGTTTTATGATCAGCATAATTCCAATGGCTGCTAACATGCCTTTGATCACCGCCGATGGAAAATAATTGGCTATGCCTCCCCACTTCAGCAAACCCAGCAGTACCTGGAAAGCGCCCGCAATAATAACAGCCAGCAAAAACACCTGGTAGTTCCCCAGCGAAAGAATGGCCGAGGCTACTACTGTTGTTAACCCCGCTGCCGGACCGGAGACAGCCAATGGAGAAGCACTGAGCGGCGCCACAAGGATGCCGCCGATAATTCCCGACATAAGACCTGCATACAGCGGCGCACCCGAGGCCAGCGCAATTCCCAGGCACAGCGGTAACGCTATTAAAAAAACAGACAGGCCTGCGGAAAGATCGTACCGCAGCCACATGATGCGGTAATATTTAAATGCCCGTTTCGTTTGATCGTTTTTTATCTATAGAAATTAACACCTTCATGCCATCTCCGGGATGGCTGGCCCAATCCTGCAACAATTTACTATTGATGGATTCATAGATCTCTACTTTACCTGAATCAACAGGCAGGGCCATTATAGGGATCAAAACAAGGTACCGGGGCTCCATATAGTCCAGGCGTTTGTCGGCAGTAAAACCTTTCACCTGAACATACCTGAACCCCCTTTTCTTTAAGGTTTCCAACGCTGCCATGGTTAATGGGGCCGTAGATCCAAAATTTTCCCTTGTTTCATTTTTCATTTATAAGTTGGCTTAATGGTATTTAAATAGATCACAACTTTATCCAGAACTTTAATAAGTTGTCGAAATGTGTTTCTGCCAATTGATAACCTGGTGGTATTTCATCGCCCCAGCTGCAATACGTGGCAATCCTGGTACCTACCGGCATTTTCTCCAATTGATTATAGAGGTAAATACAATAGTAGTTGTACAATTCATTCGAATACACGATCTCATTATCTATCTTTTCGGCGCCATTCAGGTTTTCAAAAAAAGAATTGTAGAAATAAAAATGATCGAACTCGGTCAGGTTAAGCTGGGTAAAGTTCCCGTGTATAAAGCTTACATTTTGAATGCCCAGTTTTTCCCGGGCATCCTCTGCCACTTCTACCAGCTTCTTTCGTTGTTCAACACCAAAAAAGGGTACGGATTGATTGTAATATGCGCCAGCCAGACAAAATGTACCTACCCCACTACCGATATCCAATACTTTTACTCTATCATTCGGCGTGAGGTAAGGTATTACCTTTTGTATGATGTATAACGGCGACCAGTGCATGCGGGCCAATGATCTTATTGCTTCCGGGTACAATTGATATAAACGGACATCGGTGCTAAACCAATCCTTTAAACGAAGCGGTGTTTTAACCTTGGGCTTCATAAAATCTTATGCAATTTTGTTCACTACTTCTTTTTCTTCCTGCCAGTTTTCATTATAGCGTACAAAAAACGACAACCAGATTGCCCTGGACAATCGCATTAAATATGGCTGCAGTACAACCAGGAGCGTTATATTTAATCCCAGCCACCAGAAAAACCGGTTATCATGCACCGACAACCCAACCAATACCCACCAGGCAACAAACGTAGTTACAGACAATGCCACGGTTAAGGCATAGCTAACATACCCTGTACCATAATAAAACCCCACTTCAATTTCCATACGCTGACCACAAGCCGGGCAGTGCTCATACATTTTCATAAAATGTGTCAACCTGTATACCTGCTTCTCCTGAAACATGTCTCCTGTTCTGCATCTGGCGCATTTTTGATGTAAAAGGCTCCATACATAACCTGGCTTTCGAACTTTATTCTCCATTTACAATATTTTTATCCAGAATTTTAATAGGGTTTGAACCTGCGCGTCTACTTCCTGGTAACCCGGCGGTATTTTATTATCCAGGCAATGAAAGGTGGCAACCCTTGTTCCAATAGGCATTGCGTTCAACTTTTTATACAATTGCTTATGATAATAATTGAACAGATAAGTTGAATAGGTGACGTTGTCATCTATCAGGTCCTTATCCATCAGATTCTCGTAAAACGAATTGAAGAAATAAAAATGGTCGTATTGCAGGAAGTCGAGGTCGGTAATATTGCCATGTATAAAATGAACATTTTGTAACCCAAGCACATCCCTGGCATGCTCGGCATGCGTCACCAGATCTTTACGTTGCTCGATCCCGTAAAACGAAGCATGCCGTTTATAATAGGCGCCGGCCAGGCAAAACTTGCCTACTCCACTGCCGATATCCAGGATGTTTACACCGGGATGTGTTACCAGGAATTGGGAAACCAGCTGCGTAATTTGTAATGGGGTCCAATGTCTTTTGGCCAATAACTGAATTGATTCAGGATATAATTTATCTAACTGGGCATCGGTTCTAAACCATTTATCTATGACATTGGAGTAAGTGGATGTTGCCTGGTACATGCTGCAAAATTACCTCGTTTAATAACCGGCAGCGGTAAACCTTATCACTGAAAAAAGTGACATTTGTCAATTTTCCAGCTATCCTTATTTGTAGTTGGCAATCTTTATAAGCTGGTTAACGTCTAAAACAATGATCTTCCGGCCCTTTGTTTGAACTATACCGGCCTCTTTAAATTCTGTAAGAATACGCACGGCACTTTCGCGAACAGTGCCTACAATATTTGCCAGGTCGTTCCGGCTGATATTTATTTCTACCGGCATGCCTGGTTGAAAGTTTACCTTGTATTTTTCCCTAAGTACTATTAACTGCAAAGCCAGTCGTTCCCTTACCGATTTCTGGGCAAAAGCGGAGATGCTATTGGCCAGTACAGCAAATTCATGGCTTAAGGTCTTCAGCAGGCGCTTGCTTAGTACGGCAGATTGTTGTAAGGTGTTCAAAAAATCTTCCCGGGGAATAAATGCAATCCTGCTTTTTTCCAGGGCTGCCGCAGAATCGGGATACCTGTCTTCAGAAAGGATGGCGTGGTAACCAAGGATCTCGCCCTGGTTGGCTACATAAATAATCTGCTCCCTGCCGTCTTTATCTACCTTATATTTCTTTACTTTCCCTTCTATAATATAAAAAATACCGGCCGGATAAGCAGCCTCCCTGAAGATGATCTCGCCTTTTGAATAGAGTTGTTCGGTTTTATTGGCGGTGAGTAAGGCAAAATCTTCGGCAGGCAAATCCATTAAAACAGATTCGCTTTTAAAATCCCATTTATCTATTGGAAAAATGCCGTGGATACTCATGTATGCCTGCAATTTACCTATTTATCATCACCGATAACCAACATTCCCCTTTCTGATCTCAAATTCATCGCAGCAGTATGTTTCCTGCACATATCCGGCAGGAGCGCCTAATTTCAAATATTCAGCCTTGGTAGTCACTTTGCTGTATGCCTCCTTCTGGTTCCTGAAGCACAGCATCGAACCAAAAGTACTTTGTCCATACACACTGTAGTCGCTATACAAACAACCATAACAATTCTTAAAATGGTAGTTGTTTTTGATCTGTTTATAGATCCCATCAAAGGCGCCTTCAAAATCGCTACTGATTCCGGAATAATTGGCGCCGGTTATTGTCAGCGAAAGTGTCACACTCTCATGATCTATCCCTCTGCCTGGTTCAGACCGGGGACTGCCCAATAAAGTGGTAATGGTTAGGTCCGAAGAAAACTCCTTATTGTTCAGCTTGTCAATGACAACCTGGGGCATCACCACTTCAATGGAACAATTACAAAGCGTTTCTACAAAACGGTATGTTTGATATATGGGTGTTTTAAGAAAGGTGAACCGGGACAATTGTTCAGCTGTATATTTCGATTTATCGTCAACGGACAGGTCATCAAATTCAGAACCGGTAAACACCACGCCATCGATCTCTGTTGTTAATGTGCGGAAATCATTAATAACTTCAATTGCATGGGTGCCCCAACTGTCTTTGTAAAATCCATTATACGTAATTGCCATATGTCTAAAGTATAAATTTTTATGGAAACCCTCGCTATGCGCAAAATGCATGATAATACTCAGCACAAAGAAAAACAGGTAGTGAGCCAGATCAAAAAGCCCTAGATCTTCTCCCCTATTGTCAACGACATGGAGAAATACTTATCCACTTTACCCTGAAACTGGTCGTTTATCAATGCCTCCATGTCTTTATAAAATGCCTGTTGAACGGCCTGCGGTGCGGCCAGGTGATTGGAGTAGGTATTCAGTAATTTCACAAACTGGGTAGCTGTGTACGTTATCACTACCGGAAACGATTCAAAATATTTCAGTCTGAACAGGTTTTCGTCCAGCTCAGTTGGTTGCAGGTCTTTATGTTTAGCAAATTCCGGCTTTTTATCCTTGTCGGTAAAATCGTATTTGTCGTAAATAGCCTGGGAAGCATTAAAAAACACATTGCCTTGTTCGTCGGAGGTATGGTGGGTGTGAATAATAGCCAACTGTCCGCCTGTCTTTAACAAGCTATGGATCTTTACAAACCGTACGGCCGGATCGAGCCAATGAAATGCAGTGGCTGCAAAAACCAGGTCGAATGAGCTTTCCGGCAGTATAACCTCTTCAAATGCACCGGTTATTATTTGTACGTTTTTAAACTCCTGCAACTCATAACGCGCTACATCTGCCAGGCCTGCCCCCAGTTCAACGGCCGTGATCTTAAATCCGTTCACTGCCAAAGGCCTTGTAGCCTGGCCGGTACCCGGACCAATTTCCAATAAGGTGGAACCGGGTTGTAAGCCGGCCTCTTCTATTAGTGTTAAAAATAATCTATCAGGATACCGGGGCCTTATTTCATTATACAGCAAGGCTACTTCATCAAAGGTGCGCTTAAGGAGATTATTGTCGGTCATGATCTTCTAAAAATAACCCTTTTCTCACATCCCCTGCACAAATCCGGTCAAACTTTCATCCTGGCCCAGGTTCAATTTCTTTTTCAGGCGATAGCGGCTTACCCGCAAACTGTCCTGCGAAATACCTAACAGGGTGGCCATGTCTTTACTCGCCATGTTGAGTTTAATGAGCGAGAGCATGCGCAGATCGTTACTGGTGAGTTCTTCGCAATGTTTTTTCAGGTTGTCGAAAAACGGCTGGTGAAGCTGTTCAAAGGTTTCGCGGAATTCGTTCCAGTACTGGTCGTGGTTAAAGCTCTGGTTAATGTGCCGGATCAATTGCTGCAGCTGTTTCTTTTGGTCGCGTTTGTCGTCTTTTATTGGCGCGGGCCAGCGCTTCATTACTTTTACTGATCGCGTCGCGGTAGCGGCCGGTTCTGCGATAGATATCTCCCAGGTTATTAATCACCTCAATACCCGCCACCTGGTCGTTCGCCTGGTCATACAATTGCAGCGACTGGTTGAAATAATTCCAGGCGGAATCATATTTTTCCAGGTCTTCGTAAATACTGCCAATCTTCCTGGTTTCCCAGTTTATAATAGATAGATAATGCTTCGTCGTATTGTTTGCGCGCAACCGGCAGCTGGCGGTTCTGGTAATACTGGTCGCCCGAAACGATCATTCCTTTAAGCGCCAATATTCAATGGATCATTTACTCCAATGGCGCAGATTATTTGGTGAAAGTATTGCTGAACGAAAAGGAAACTTCATTACCCATTTTAACAAAGCATTGGCCTTATTACAATTGGGAAGCAGTGAAGCAATATTACATGAAGAAATTAGAAAATATCGAATATCAAACCGCTGAATATCGAACGTCGAAGTAAAACTTCGGCGCTCATTCCAGCTTAAATACGGCGCTATATTTAAGACCAGACTTATGTTGCCACTTTACCGGCACCTGTACTGTTACCAGGTTACTGGCATATGTCCATTTTAATTTCTGTTCAGGCGCTGCCAGCAGTGTAACACGTTTTGGTTTTCCTGGTTTATTCACAGGTATTTGAATAACGGTAGGCAATTCAACAGTTTCCTTTTCGGAAAGCCAGCAAGCATAGATCTTATTGCCGTCCTTTGACTGCGTATAATACAAGTTGTTAGTAGAATAAGGAGCAACTGGCCGGGAGGCATATATACACTCACCGTTGATAGCCATCCAGGCGCCTATTTCTTGCAATCGTTGATACACCACCGGGTCCCAATCGCCATTTCCGTCGGGGCCAACATTCAACAACAAGTTACCGCCCCTTGAAACGATCTTTACCAGCAATTCCAATATATGATGAGCGCTTTTATACTGATCGTTCTTACTATAGCTCCATGAATTGCCCATGGTCATACAGGTTTCCCAGGGATATGTCAATGGCTTTTCTGGTACTTCCTGCTCAGGCGTGCTATAATTTTCATATTCGCCGGGTACGGTACGGTCTACCATTATTAATCCCGGCTGAAGTTTATTGGCCATAGTTGCAATACGTCGCATATTTATATCCATATTAAGCGGATCATTCTCTTTTTGCGAAGGACGCACCCAACCGCCATCGAGCCACAAGATATCTATCGGCCCATACCCTGTCATCAACTCTTCAATCTGGTTGTAGGTAAAGTCCTGAAATTTTTTCCAGCGATCGGGATATTTGATAGTGCTGTAATTAACATTATGATCTTTGGGTGGAAAATAGGGCCACCAGAAATTTTCGCTGTGCCAGTCGGGCTTTGAAAAGTAAGCGCCGGTCATAAAGCCTGCTGCGCGAAAAGCATCAAAGATCACTTTTGTTACATTACTATTGGGATTGTGGGAAAAGGGGGTTTGCGAACCGGTTATTTTATAATCGGTTTGTTTGGTATCAAACATACAAAACCCATCGTGGTGCTTAGTGGTAAAAACCACATATCGCATACCCGCTGCCTTGGCCGCCTTTACCCATTTCTCCGGATTGAATGCTACCGGGTTAAATGTTGTGGATAGATTTTCATACGCCTTTTTATATTCAAAATAATTATTAGCATAGGTGCCGGTGCGTGTTACCCAATCATCGGGGCAAATACTCCAGCTTTCCACTACCCCCCACTGACTGTAAGGGCCCCAATGCATAAACAGGCCAAATTTCTGATCCTGCCATTCAGCCAGTTTTTTAATCACCAGCGGATCTTTAGGCGGCACGTATTCGATTTGAGCATGCAATATGTTACAGGCTAAAAAAATAATTACAGTTAATAATTGCTTCATGATCTATGGTTGTAAAGTCAATTCAATAACCGGGATTTCGACATTCGGTTTTTGTGGCAATTTTATTTGAAGATCATTTGTATTATCACCAACCGGTTGATATTTTATTTCTGAGTTATCATGCAGGAACTGCGCATATTTTATCTTCCCTTTATACCCGGACAATGTAAGCGTGGACTGGTCATATTGCATCAGGTGCAGGTATATTTTTTTAGTAACCGGGTTGTAGGTCAGCAATGTATTCTCAGGCGCTTTATATTCAGCCGGCGCCTGCGTACAGCCATAAATGGCCTGCTGATTATATTTCATCCAAACCCCAATGCTATCCAGGGCGTGAACGGCGCGATAATCAAAATATCCCCTGGCAGTGGGCCCTACATTAAGGATCAGGTTACCACTTTTGCTTACGGCTGTGATCAACAGAGTAAGCAGCTCCCTGTTCGATTTCCAACTGTTCTCGTCCCGGAAATACCCCCACGATCCGGAGAAGGTCTGGCAGGTTTCAAACGGCATTCCGCCATATTCACTTTGCAATTCCGATGGTTTCACCTGTTCGGGGGTAGCAAAATCAGCGCCATCTGAATACTCATCGAGATCGAGCCGGTTATCAACAATAATACCGGGTTGCAGTTGCCGGATCATTTTCAACAACTCCACGGAACCCCAGTCGCTTTTTCCCTTACCATGCCCGTTTGAATTGGGATAGGAGAAATCCAGCCACAGGATATCTATCTTTCCATAATTGGTTAATAATTCCCTGACCTGGTTATGCAGGTAAGCTTTATATTTATTCCAGTCGCGGCCTTTATTTATTTTGGCGTAATCTGAATCAGCTTCGCTTTTTGGTTGTAACGGGTGAACGCCATCAACAGTAAAATCAGGATGATGCCAGTCGATAAGAGAATAATAAAATCCTACCCTTATCCCTTCAGCCCTGAACGCATCTACAAACTCTTTTACCAGGTCGCGGTTGGCTTTGGTTTTGGTAGATTTATAATCTGTAAATTTTGAATCGAACAAACAAAAGCCTTCATGATGCTTGGTGGTCAATACGGCATATTTCATTCCGGCTGCCTTTGCCTGTTTCGCCCACGTTTTGGGATCGAACATATCGGGATTGAATGTATCAAAGTAAGGCTGGTATTGTTCGTTACTCATCCGTTCCCAGCGTTTCACCCATTCATGCCGCGCGGCCTGAGAATACAATCCCCAGTGAATGAACATACCAAAGCGATCGTGCGTCCACCAGGCCATTCGCTTTTCTTTTTGTTCGTGCGTTTCATTCCCGATCTTCTTTTGGGCATGTGCTGTTTGTAATGGCAAAACTTTCCGTACTACTTTTTCCAGTGACGGATAAGGCTGAACCTCGCTTTTCACCTGCTCATTTTGGGTTACCCACTCCCGTTCCCAGGCAAAGAAATCAGGCGGAGTGACTGATTTACCTGCCAGGTTATTACGCAGGTAATCGAAATACAACTTCCACCGCTGCTGGTAAAACGTGGTCATCATTCCGCCCCATTCTTTATAAGCATATTCATGTAGATAATCCTCCTGCCGGTTGTTCTCGCCCCAATAGGTGATCAACATCATGGCATTGTGCAGGTTATTCTTTCTTTCTATAGGCGTATTGCCTGACCGCAAAGCCTGCTGCTGATAGCTGGTTAACCGGTAATACGAATGGCTATTAAGCAGTTCATTCGTGAGCGCATGCAGCGATAAAAATGCTTCGGCTGCCGCATTGAAGGCGACTGTGTTTTCTTCCTTATAGGCTGTTACCAGGCTGGCAAATACGGTATCGGCACGGTTTGATAATACCTGCCGTGTAAAATTGATGAGATCGATCTTATACGTTTCGCTGTTGCCAAATAAAGGTGCTGCTGCAGCAAACGCCTGTACCCCTTTTTCAAACAAGGCCGTATCATATCCTTTTTTCAGCTTACCCCAGCTGGAAACAGATTTTACCTGTAAAGCCGGCCGGGCACATAAAATATTCTCGGGGGGCCCTTCCTGGTACCCGGGATTGCTGTAAATGGTTTGCAGGAACAATGTCCAGGCGGTGGCAATTTGGTCATTAGCCTTTCCATACCGCGCTTTCACATAATCATTGATCCATTTACCAGTTTCAACCGGTTGGTTATGCCACCCCAGTTCCAGCACCAGGTCGTAGGATGCCGGGTTATTATTTATTCCTTCCGGCATAATACCCACGCCTTTCATGTATTCGCGAAACGGACCGGTAGCTGCCCGGTACACTTCACCGGCATATCTTTCCAGCTTGCCATTCAAGCCCGGCCGCTCTCCGAAATTGTTTACACAACACCATATAAAGGGCGTGCCTTCGTACCCATTTCTTGTTTCCCAGTTGTTGGTATTCTCGCCAAATAATTCCTGGATCAGCAAAGCAGACTTATCTGTTTCTGCCAGCAATTCTTTTTTCGGATTATCCTGCCATCCCTGCAATACCCAAATAGCGCCGGGAAAATATTGTTGCATAGCCTTTTGTATATTGGCGCCGGCTTTCCCCAGGTTTACCCCATTTGTTATACCACCTTCATGAAAGGGATCACCCGAAAAAAAGCGGATGTTCCTGCCATATAACTTTTTCGTTTCCTCGTAAAAAATACCGGCTACCCGGTCAAAAGCAGTATCGGTAGGGTCAAGTATAGCCGGACGAATAAATGCGCCCCAGTTGCCCTGTGTTATTACACGGGCTTTCGATTTGGTGTTGAAGTTATGCGGTACCATTCCATAAAAACCGGGCATCACCGGTTCAATGCCCAATGCCTGCATGCGGGCGATCATTTTTTGCACCAATATTTTGCGACTATCGATCTGGCTTTGCGGCATAGGCCCACCCCACCCTTCAATATTACCCATCAGCCACCAGGCATTGTATGCAGGCCCGGTAATAAAATCGCTGGTCTCTTTTTCGCTGAACCCGGTGCGTCGTAAAACATTTTGCCAAACGGCTTCTTCCCCATTAGCTACCAGCATCAGGTTTACTCCGTTCAATGCCATCCAATCCAATTCATGTTCCCAATCGCTCCAGCTGTAAAAGCTCATGGTATAATTATAGGTGCAATAATTCAATGCATAGCGGTATTGCGACGCAGCATCTATTGTTACCGCTTCTGTTACCACCGGTAATGACGATACAGGAGATAAATTATCGCCCATGTGCGACATGGAGCGATGACAATAATATTTCAGGTACCAGTTTAACCCAACGGCAGCGGCATTGGGGCCGGTTGCCGCGATCATTATTTTTCCGTTCTTCGTTTGTAATTGAAAGGCCTCCTTTTTATCACAGGCTTCCATTTTTTTAAACGCCAGGTTATTTACCAGCCAGGACACTCTTCGTTTTGCCAATTGCATTACACCGTCAAAGTCGCCAGCCCAGGCACAACAAGGCAGTAACAACAATAAAACGTATATACTTTTTCGCATCAACTAATAAGTTTTGATTTTTACTTTTTTAAATAAGGTTGAATGGCTACGGCAAGTTTATCGTACCCAACAGCATTCGGATGCAATCCATCCCCAAATAATGATTCCTCAATTTTATGTTGCCTGTTCAACAGGGCCAAACCGGGATTTACATACTGTACATGTAACCGGCGGGCCAATGCGGCTATGCGGATGTTAAGTATCACAATACGTTTTTCCATAGCTCTGCGTGGCAATATGCCCGATAATACAATGGCGGCTTTAGGTTGACGGACCTTTATTGCGGTAATCAACTGCCGCAATCCTTCAGCAATTTCCACGTCTGAATTAATGGTTAAATTATTCGTGCCTGCCATTACCCAGATCTGAGCCGCGTTAAACCCATCCAGCTCATCGTGATATACGCGCCACAATATATTTTCAATGCGGTCCCAGCCAAACGCACCATTTCTTACGCCTGCCGGTTCCAGGTATTTATTCCACGAACCAGCACCACGGGTTAAGGGTGCTGAAGGTTGTCCACCCCAGTAATGAATAATAGAATTGCCAAAGAAGATAATGCGGGGAGCATTGGTTTTATTTAAGACAATGATCTCGCTGTGCCTGGAGCGCCAGTTGTAATAGCCATCGCGGCTTTGCACAACCGGAATAGTAGTAGACAGCAGCCCGGCCGGTTCATTCAAAATATGGCGAATTATTTTTTCATAGGCCCGTGCATATTCCATCATACCCACATCATTTGGATGCACGCCATCTACCGTACTATATATTGATAAACCAATCTCTTTATTCGACAACAAATAAATACCCGAAATGCCGTCCCCCTTCATTTTATCAAAACTGCGACGCAGTACTACGCTTGCATTCTCATAATCATGTTGTGCTGCGGTATCAATTATACCTGTTTGGGCGCCAACACTGTGTTCAACCAGCAAAACCGGCACGGCTGGTCTTTTTTCTTTTAATGCTTTTACCGCTGCAATAATCCTGTTTTCCAGCTCCTGCGCTGAAATACCGCTAAAGGCAGTAAGGTTGGGAAGACAATCCAGTACATATAAGCGGGCATCAATTTCATTCATCAATGCAATAACCGGTTGCTCTAACCGGCCTGATCCTGAAAAGCCTAAATTGATTAGTGGCCGGTCTAATTGCTGTTGTAGTAAAGCCGTCCAGGCCATGCCTGGCCGCGATGCACAAGCCCCCTGTGCAATGGAAGTACCATATACCACAATTGGCTTTTCGGGTGACAGAGGCATAAAATTAAATGAATGGTTATTGGGCACACCAATTGAAAGCCAGCTCACGGTATTATATAATGGCAGGTACAACCTGTATTCATAATCCCGGCCCGGAAATTCGCTGCTCACCACCAGGTTGGAGAAACGATATTCAATGGTATCGCCAAACGAACGGCTTGATGGCGCCCACTTCCATTGTCCATTGGGATCAATAGCATATAAGTCAACGCCACTTACACCGGTTGCGGGCATATGCGTCATTTCCAGGGCGCCTTTTACAACATACCGGACTACCAGGTTGGCAGCATTTGTTTTGAACTTTATATATAACCCGGCACTGCTGTGTGAGAGATTCCACACATTTGGATTAAGCGTTTTTTCTGCCCGTATAGGAAAACGGTCGTACCGCGAGGCCACTTCCGCCGGCCAGGCTTGTCCTTCCACAACCGGGAAATTGCTGGCAGCCGGGTTTTGCCAGGTGTAGGGTTGCGCTATCTGAGCAAATGAAACCAGGCACCTGAAAAACAACACTGGAAAAATAATGTATAGTTTATAACACATTTAATTCATAACCTCCTCTTTTCGTATCTGTGCAAATACTGCTTTAAAGGTTTCTGCTGAAGGCAATTTTTTTCCATTACGGCCATAATAGGCGTCAATAAATTCTTTCGAATCTTCCCACATGGTAACAAATACGCCCTGCATTCTTTCGGCAAGGGTAACAGCCCAGGGTGCGCGGGTGCCATCTTTACGCGCCAAACGAACCTGCGCTAACTGCGCCAGCGCAACTTCGGAATTAGAACACGAACTGGGCAACACATTGAATCCTTTTATCGCAAAGTAGCCGGGTGTGGGCGGTGCACTTTCGTACTTCCAGTCGCAGATCATGATGTCAGTAGGTATCAGATCAATAGCGCGGAAAGTAGCGTTCATACTAGCCTGCCAGCCCAGGAGGTTGGTGGTTTTTCCATCAATCAACCGGTCGCTCCACATCCACATCTGGCATTTCTTTTCTTTTAAATGATCGTGCAGCTTTGTGGCATATTCTGCAAACAGGGCAGCTTTATCGCGACCGCCGCAACGCGGACATTTTT
The Niastella koreensis GR20-10 genome window above contains:
- a CDS encoding DUF983 domain-containing protein, with the translated sequence MENKVRKPGYVWSLLHQKCARCRTGDMFQEKQVYRLTHFMKMYEHCPACGQRMEIEVGFYYGTGYVSYALTVALSVTTFVAWWVLVGLSVHDNRFFWWLGLNITLLVVLQPYLMRLSRAIWLSFFVRYNENWQEEKEVVNKIA
- a CDS encoding tetratricopeptide repeat protein, which codes for MRANNTTKHYLSIINWETRKIGSIYEDLEKYDSAWNYFNQSLQLYDQANDQVAGIEVINNLGDIYRRTGRYRDAISKSNEALARANKRRQTRPKETAAAIDPAH
- a CDS encoding DUF6304 family protein, translating into MAITYNGFYKDSWGTHAIEVINDFRTLTTEIDGVVFTGSEFDDLSVDDKSKYTAEQLSRFTFLKTPIYQTYRFVETLCNCSIEVVMPQVVIDKLNNKEFSSDLTITTLLGSPRSEPGRGIDHESVTLSLTITGANYSGISSDFEGAFDGIYKQIKNNYHFKNCYGCLYSDYSVYGQSTFGSMLCFRNQKEAYSKVTTKAEYLKLGAPAGYVQETYCCDEFEIRKGNVGYR
- a CDS encoding class I SAM-dependent methyltransferase, translated to MTDNNLLKRTFDEVALLYNEIRPRYPDRLFLTLIEEAGLQPGSTLLEIGPGTGQATRPLAVNGFKITAVELGAGLADVARYELQEFKNVQIITGAFEEVILPESSFDLVFAATAFHWLDPAVRFVKIHSLLKTGGQLAIIHTHHTSDEQGNVFFNASQAIYDKYDFTDKDKKPEFAKHKDLQPTELDENLFRLKYFESFPVVITYTATQFVKLLNTYSNHLAAPQAVQQAFYKDMEALINDQFQGKVDKYFSMSLTIGEKI
- a CDS encoding methyltransferase domain-containing protein, with the protein product MKPKVKTPLRLKDWFSTDVRLYQLYPEAIRSLARMHWSPLYIIQKVIPYLTPNDRVKVLDIGSGVGTFCLAGAYYNQSVPFFGVEQRKKLVEVAEDAREKLGIQNVSFIHGNFTQLNLTEFDHFYFYNSFFENLNGAEKIDNEIVYSNELYNYYCIYLYNQLEKMPVGTRIATYCSWGDEIPPGYQLAETHFDNLLKFWIKL
- a CDS encoding Crp/Fnr family transcriptional regulator, translating into MSIHGIFPIDKWDFKSESVLMDLPAEDFALLTANKTEQLYSKGEIIFREAAYPAGIFYIIEGKVKKYKVDKDGREQIIYVANQGEILGYHAILSEDRYPDSAAALEKSRIAFIPREDFLNTLQQSAVLSKRLLKTLSHEFAVLANSISAFAQKSVRERLALQLIVLREKYKVNFQPGMPVEINISRNDLANIVGTVRESAVRILTEFKEAGIVQTKGRKIIVLDVNQLIKIANYK
- a CDS encoding SulP family inorganic anion transporter, which produces MWLRYDLSAGLSVFLIALPLCLGIALASGAPLYAGLMSGIIGGILVAPLSASPLAVSGPAAGLTTVVASAILSLGNYQVFLLAVIIAGAFQVLLGLLKWGGIANYFPSAVIKGMLAAIGIMLIIKQVPLVLGSTSSLVITLFSLLLLILLRQPFAHKLNFIPAPLLVVGLGILGSFFTTTRLVTIPAHLFSNISFPAFGRLFSNQQIWKDGIVIGLLATLETLLCIEAIDKLDKHNRITPVNRELIAQGIGNIACGLLGAIPLTAVVVRGAANVDAGARTKMAAITHGVLLLLAIVGAPFVLNRIPYASLSAILLITGYNLTLPKLYKNMLSLGWKQFLPFILTIGMILTTDLLIGVSIGLLLSVYFIIQNNFRAEYRISKTVVKGIETELIKLNSNVTFLNKVKLKKALDVVPAHSILTIDGSNCNFIDYDILEIISEFEVKAKDRHITLYTVGIEKVNVTAIH
- a CDS encoding methyltransferase domain-containing protein; translated protein: MYQATSTYSNVIDKWFRTDAQLDKLYPESIQLLAKRHWTPLQITQLVSQFLVTHPGVNILDIGSGVGKFCLAGAYYKRHASFYGIEQRKDLVTHAEHARDVLGLQNVHFIHGNITDLDFLQYDHFYFFNSFYENLMDKDLIDDNVTYSTYLFNYYHKQLYKKLNAMPIGTRVATFHCLDNKIPPGYQEVDAQVQTLLKFWIKIL
- a CDS encoding helix-turn-helix transcriptional regulator, which produces MKRWPAPIKDDKRDQKKQLQQLIRHINQSFNHDQYWNEFRETFEQLHQPFFDNLKKHCEELTSNDLRMLSLIKLNMASKDMATLLGISQDSLRVSRYRLKKKLNLGQDESLTGFVQGM